The Fragaria vesca subsp. vesca linkage group LG2, FraVesHawaii_1.0, whole genome shotgun sequence genome includes a window with the following:
- the LOC101300306 gene encoding vacuolar protein sorting-associated protein 32 homolog 2-like, with translation MFRKVFGKTKQDAKALPTLHKLNETLEMLEKKEKLLGKKAAAEVEKAKQFTQAKNRSSAIKCLKRKKLYEQQIEQLGNFQLRIHDQMIMLESANATTETVDALRSGTAVMKAMNKTTNIDDLERTMDEINDQTESMKQIQEALSAPVGAAADFDEDELEAELEELEDAELEDELFQPATTAPATSVSVDVPVGRQPTRPAPQRINREEDELAALQAEMAL, from the exons ATGTTCCGAAAAGTGTTCGGGAAGACCAAGCAGGATGCTAAAGCCCTGCCAACCTTGCACAAATTGAATGAG ACGCTTGAGATGCTGGAGAAGAAGGAGAAGCTCCTTGGGAAGAAGGCAGCTGCAGAGGTTGAGAAGGCAAAGCAATTTACTCAAGCAAAAAACCGAAGCT CGGCAATAAAGTGTTTAAAGAGGAAGAAGCTTTATGAACAGCAAATTGAACAACTTGGAAATTTCCAACTGCGAATTCATGATCAG ATGATAATGCTGGAAAGTGCAAACGCTACAACAGAAACGGTTGACGCATTGAGAAGTGGAACAGCTGTAATGAAGGCCATGAACAAGACAAC AAACATTGATGATTTAGAGAGAACAATGGATGAGATCAACGACCAAACTGAAAGCATGAAACAGATTCAGGAGGCACTGTCAGCACCTGTTGGTGCTGCAGCTGATTTTGATGAA GATGAATTGGAAGCAGAGCTTGAAGAACTGGAAGATGCTGAATTGGAGGATGAGCTTTTCCAACCCGCCACAACTGCTCCTGCAACTTCAGTTAGTGTAGATGTCCCAGTCGGCAGGCAGCCTACCAGACCAGCTCCTCAGAGAATTAACCGTGAGGAAGATGAGCTCGCTGCATTACAGGCAGAGATGGCCCTTTGA